In one Thermodesulfobium acidiphilum genomic region, the following are encoded:
- a CDS encoding DUF1292 domain-containing protein, translated as MEEDREFDELEIFEIEEEEGVKKQYELLDKFELDDKLYFVLTPYFEEEVDSEYVPEISIFRQESDNFLTPVVIFGSEDTKVDESLTDEEFDKIYQYLKESFDFEDISE; from the coding sequence GTGGAAGAAGATAGAGAGTTTGATGAATTGGAAATCTTTGAAATTGAAGAAGAAGAAGGAGTTAAAAAGCAATACGAACTATTAGATAAGTTTGAACTGGATGATAAATTGTATTTTGTCCTTACTCCTTACTTTGAAGAGGAAGTTGATAGTGAATATGTGCCAGAAATATCAATTTTCAGGCAGGAAAGTGACAATTTTTTAACTCCAGTAGTAATATTTGGTTCTGAAGATACAAAAGTGGATGAGTCTTTAACAGACGAAGAGTTTGACAAAATATACCAATATCTAAAGGAAAGTTTTGATTTCGAAGATATTTCAGAATAA
- a CDS encoding rod shape-determining protein has translation MKLSNDIGIDLGTANTVVYVRGKGIVTQEPSVVAYNVEKKQAVAVGMEAKNMLGRTPSNIIAVRPLKDGVIADFETTEMMLRYFIKKALSSGVFKPRVVVGIPSGITGVERRAVIEASQRAGGREAYIIEEPMAAAIGAGLPIDEPKGCLIIDIGGGTTEVAVISLGGMVVAKSLRIAGDELDEVIMEYCKKEYNLLIGERTAEDIKINIGSAYPLREEKSMEVRGRDLITGLPKSLNLTSIEIREVIGPIVDQITETIRLTAEQTPPELASDIMERGAMLAGGGALLKGLDKYISEKLKIPVYLAENPLLSVAEGIGKVLEDLDRFGHVFKN, from the coding sequence ATGAAGTTATCTAACGATATTGGTATTGACCTTGGGACTGCAAATACGGTTGTTTATGTACGTGGTAAGGGGATTGTAACGCAAGAGCCTTCAGTAGTTGCTTATAACGTTGAAAAAAAACAGGCTGTTGCTGTAGGCATGGAAGCAAAAAATATGCTTGGCAGAACACCTTCGAATATAATAGCGGTCAGGCCATTAAAGGATGGTGTAATTGCTGATTTTGAAACTACTGAGATGATGCTTAGGTATTTTATAAAAAAAGCTCTTTCAAGTGGCGTTTTTAAACCAAGGGTGGTTGTGGGCATACCATCAGGAATCACTGGTGTTGAGAGAAGAGCTGTGATAGAAGCTTCCCAAAGAGCTGGGGGCAGGGAGGCTTATATAATTGAAGAACCAATGGCTGCTGCTATTGGAGCAGGCTTACCGATTGATGAACCGAAAGGATGTCTAATTATTGATATAGGTGGCGGGACTACAGAAGTAGCTGTTATATCACTGGGCGGCATGGTTGTTGCAAAGAGTTTGAGAATTGCAGGTGATGAATTGGACGAAGTGATAATGGAATATTGTAAAAAAGAATATAACTTACTTATTGGAGAAAGAACTGCTGAAGATATAAAAATTAATATTGGTTCTGCTTATCCTTTAAGGGAAGAAAAAAGTATGGAAGTTAGAGGAAGGGACTTAATTACTGGCCTGCCTAAGAGTTTGAATTTAACGTCGATTGAGATTAGGGAAGTTATAGGTCCTATTGTTGATCAAATAACTGAAACAATAAGATTAACTGCAGAACAAACTCCACCTGAGTTAGCATCTGATATTATGGAAAGAGGAGCAATGCTTGCTGGTGGTGGAGCACTCCTTAAGGGATTGGATAAGTATATTTCAGAAAAGCTTAAAATCCCAGTTTATTTAGCTGAAAATCCTCTACTCTCTGTTGCTGAAGGGATTGGAAAGGTCTTGGAAGACTTAGATAGATTTGGTCATGTTTTCAAAAACTAA
- a CDS encoding SPOR domain-containing protein: MKNKFFYTFIITLACLLSFFGFYLVGKGFNLLFFNRPHTQITASSENNNVEIPASSQDKSSGSNINSQQKGYNNETVTGGNSKPIIQENSQGIANESQSNNLKSTTNLLYKVRVGPFDNEQDSVGTKKELFELGYSSILLKADGSYWLQVAALNKKEDALNLVNNLKMKGINAKIISGQ; this comes from the coding sequence GTGAAAAATAAATTTTTTTATACATTCATAATTACATTGGCTTGTTTGTTGTCGTTTTTTGGGTTTTATCTTGTTGGAAAAGGTTTTAATCTTTTGTTTTTTAACAGACCACATACCCAAATTACTGCATCTAGCGAAAATAATAATGTTGAGATCCCGGCTTCTTCACAAGATAAAAGTTCTGGCTCTAATATAAATTCACAGCAAAAAGGTTATAATAATGAAACTGTTACTGGTGGTAATTCTAAACCCATAATACAAGAGAATAGTCAAGGAATTGCTAATGAATCTCAAAGTAACAATTTGAAAAGCACAACAAATTTGCTTTACAAGGTAAGAGTGGGTCCTTTTGATAACGAACAAGATAGTGTAGGAACGAAAAAGGAATTGTTTGAACTAGGTTATTCGAGTATACTTTTAAAAGCTGATGGAAGTTATTGGTTACAGGTTGCTGCTCTTAATAAAAAGGAAGATGCTTTAAACCTTGTTAACAACTTAAAAATGAAAGGTATTAATGCAAAAATTATTAGTGGACAATAA
- the prfA gene encoding peptide chain release factor 1 produces the protein MDFKVFEDNILKLLNRYNEINELLSNLEIINNPSKLISLSQEKAELEEVVNNYKELNKLRNYLSDLKELKNSEDEEIKTLAEEEFQVVEKNIDNLESKLLNFILPKDPLDEKNIILEIRAGAGGEEAALFASELLRMYLRYAERKNAKTEILSINETGIGGIKEAIISIKGKRIYSRLKFESGTHRVQRVPETESGGRIHTSTATVAVLPEADEIDVTIDERDLKIDTFRAGGAGGQHVNKTDSAVRITHLPTGIVVACQDERSQFQNKEKAMRILAAKILEEKRIASEKEIATFRKIQVGSGDRSEKIRTYNFPQGRVTDHRINLTLYRLNEILDGDLDEIIDALIAAENMRKLELLSVQ, from the coding sequence TTGGATTTTAAAGTTTTTGAAGACAATATTTTAAAGCTGCTTAACCGTTATAATGAAATAAATGAACTTTTATCAAATTTAGAAATAATAAACAATCCTTCTAAACTTATATCTCTTTCTCAAGAAAAAGCAGAGTTAGAGGAGGTTGTAAATAACTATAAAGAACTAAATAAACTGAGAAATTATTTATCTGATCTCAAAGAACTAAAAAATAGTGAGGACGAAGAGATAAAAACTTTAGCAGAAGAAGAATTTCAAGTTGTAGAGAAAAATATTGACAATTTAGAATCAAAGTTGCTAAATTTTATCTTGCCCAAGGATCCACTTGATGAAAAAAACATAATTCTTGAAATCAGAGCTGGCGCAGGTGGAGAAGAGGCAGCATTATTTGCTTCAGAACTTTTAAGAATGTATCTTAGATATGCTGAAAGAAAAAATGCAAAAACAGAAATATTGTCTATCAATGAAACAGGAATTGGTGGTATAAAGGAAGCAATAATTTCAATAAAAGGAAAAAGGATATACAGCAGATTAAAATTCGAAAGTGGAACTCACAGGGTCCAAAGGGTGCCAGAAACAGAATCTGGAGGTAGAATACATACCTCTACAGCAACAGTTGCAGTGTTACCAGAAGCAGATGAAATTGACGTCACAATTGATGAAAGGGACTTAAAAATTGATACCTTCCGCGCCGGAGGAGCGGGTGGGCAACATGTTAACAAAACTGATTCTGCAGTAAGAATAACGCACTTGCCTACAGGAATAGTAGTTGCCTGTCAGGACGAGCGTTCTCAATTCCAGAATAAAGAAAAAGCTATGAGAATTCTGGCTGCAAAGATCCTTGAAGAAAAGAGAATTGCATCAGAAAAAGAAATAGCAACATTTAGAAAAATACAAGTCGGATCAGGCGATAGGAGCGAAAAAATTAGAACTTATAATTTCCCTCAGGGTAGAGTAACTGATCACAGGATAAATCTTACTTTATATAGATTAAACGAAATTTTAGATGGTGATTTAGACGAAATAATTGATGCTCTCATTGCTGCAGAAAATATGAGAAAATTAGAACTTTTATCTGTTCAATAA
- a CDS encoding septum site-determining protein MinC, whose translation MEKNRQFRLIGIRGALRLIIDQKPSLVDVISYVKSFFESNKKFFEGTKVIFEIQSLCDLEASFIEQLKLKLARFEEIDSFKIYNENNKEQDKIEGKNFEDFENKVCFDKMNTKYVCKSLRSGQKIDFEGNVIILGDVNAGSKISAGGSVIVLGSLKGIVQAGILDNSSIVFALDFDPVQITIAGVLGLLSNNDKSLINSNNMFAYFKDDKINIEPWSGRKFLIGE comes from the coding sequence ATGGAAAAGAATAGACAATTTCGTTTGATAGGAATTAGAGGGGCTCTTAGACTCATAATAGATCAAAAACCTTCATTGGTAGATGTTATTTCTTACGTGAAATCCTTTTTTGAAAGTAATAAAAAATTTTTTGAAGGTACAAAGGTAATTTTTGAAATTCAATCACTATGTGATTTAGAAGCATCTTTTATAGAGCAGTTAAAACTTAAATTAGCTCGTTTTGAAGAAATAGACTCGTTTAAAATTTATAATGAAAACAATAAAGAACAGGATAAAATTGAAGGTAAAAATTTTGAAGACTTTGAGAATAAAGTTTGTTTCGATAAGATGAATACTAAGTACGTTTGTAAAAGCTTAAGATCTGGTCAAAAGATAGATTTTGAGGGAAATGTTATAATTTTAGGAGATGTAAATGCAGGTTCTAAAATTTCAGCGGGAGGTTCAGTAATAGTTTTGGGTAGCTTGAAAGGAATAGTTCAAGCCGGAATTTTGGACAATTCCTCCATAGTATTTGCTCTGGATTTTGATCCTGTACAGATAACAATTGCAGGTGTTTTAGGGTTATTATCAAATAATGATAAAAGTTTGATAAATAGCAATAATATGTTTGCGTATTTTAAGGATGATAAGATAAACATCGAGCCCTGGAGTGGGCGAAAATTTTTAATAGGGGAGTGA
- the mrdA gene encoding penicillin-binding protein 2 codes for MRIRRREFLSIGFLGILWTALNYRLISLAMFGGDEFKQVTIDSTTRILPIPAPRGKIFDRKGLPMAYDSSAHVIMFMARDNKNAMELAENISPILNEDSAKIYESIKKSIGNPYPYILHEKLDTKQYLSLSELTFRQKGFRLIEIPMRNYPLKNVGCHAVGYVGEASESDLKRFPYLHPNQIVGKTGVELIKDKELRGQDGADITIVDAFGNIQKRFQGTKPIPGENVKINIDSDLQEYAQKLLNERPGALVALDPRSGEILTLASSPDFDSNKMVYGMTQKDWDNILKEDHPFINRALSSFPPGSTFKIAVSVAALEEGVTTPEELFYCPGYLKVGDHTFYCWLPGGHGHLHIERAIAQSCDVVFYTLGLRLGPEKIRYYANKFGLDLPSGLKLPGEETGFLPTKEWKEKKFNDVWYDGDTVNMSIGQGFVRTTPLDIARMMSIFVNKGSFAGCKLISGENTSYEGFKFSEKTYEVVREGLRKAVLEGTAMILNSDKYSAIAKTGTAEDPPRKKPHSWIVVAAPYEAPEIVVCVFFEHIGEGASFSGPVAKSYLDYYFSNPSLRER; via the coding sequence ATGAGAATTAGAAGAAGAGAATTTTTGTCAATAGGTTTTTTGGGAATTCTTTGGACAGCTCTTAATTACAGACTCATTTCTTTAGCTATGTTTGGTGGCGATGAGTTTAAGCAAGTAACGATTGATAGCACTACAAGGATTCTCCCTATACCTGCTCCAAGAGGGAAAATCTTTGACAGAAAAGGGTTACCTATGGCATATGATAGTTCTGCCCATGTCATAATGTTTATGGCAAGAGATAATAAGAACGCAATGGAACTAGCTGAAAATATTTCTCCTATCCTTAATGAGGATAGTGCAAAAATTTATGAATCCATTAAGAAAAGTATAGGAAATCCTTATCCTTACATACTCCATGAAAAATTGGATACAAAGCAATATCTTAGTTTATCAGAGTTAACTTTCAGACAAAAAGGCTTTAGACTTATTGAAATACCTATGAGAAATTATCCGCTGAAAAATGTAGGTTGTCACGCAGTAGGATATGTTGGTGAAGCTTCAGAAAGTGATCTGAAAAGGTTTCCTTATTTACATCCAAATCAAATAGTTGGCAAAACCGGTGTTGAGTTAATAAAGGATAAAGAACTAAGAGGTCAAGATGGTGCGGATATAACAATTGTTGACGCCTTTGGCAACATACAAAAAAGATTTCAGGGAACCAAACCAATACCTGGTGAAAATGTAAAAATAAATATTGATTCTGACTTGCAGGAATATGCACAAAAACTTTTAAATGAAAGACCCGGAGCACTAGTAGCTCTTGATCCCAGGAGCGGTGAAATATTAACTCTTGCGAGCTCGCCTGATTTTGACTCCAATAAGATGGTTTATGGAATGACTCAAAAGGACTGGGATAACATACTTAAAGAAGATCATCCATTTATTAATAGAGCCCTTTCATCCTTTCCACCTGGCTCTACATTTAAAATTGCTGTTAGTGTAGCAGCTTTGGAAGAGGGAGTTACTACGCCTGAAGAGTTGTTTTATTGTCCTGGCTATCTAAAGGTTGGGGATCATACGTTTTATTGTTGGCTTCCAGGTGGGCATGGTCATCTTCATATTGAGAGAGCGATAGCTCAATCATGTGATGTTGTATTTTATACTCTTGGATTAAGATTAGGACCTGAAAAGATAAGATATTATGCTAATAAATTTGGTCTTGATTTACCAAGCGGTTTAAAATTACCAGGTGAAGAAACTGGTTTTTTGCCTACAAAGGAGTGGAAAGAAAAAAAATTTAACGACGTTTGGTATGATGGTGATACAGTAAATATGTCTATAGGACAGGGTTTTGTTAGAACTACTCCATTGGATATTGCAAGAATGATGAGCATTTTTGTGAATAAAGGCAGTTTTGCAGGTTGTAAATTGATTAGTGGTGAAAATACTTCCTATGAGGGGTTTAAATTCAGCGAAAAAACCTATGAGGTGGTGAGAGAAGGCTTAAGAAAAGCAGTTTTAGAAGGAACTGCTATGATATTAAATAGCGATAAATATAGCGCAATTGCAAAAACTGGTACGGCAGAAGATCCCCCCAGGAAAAAGCCTCACTCATGGATAGTTGTAGCTGCTCCTTATGAGGCACCTGAAATTGTAGTTTGTGTTTTTTTTGAACATATTGGTGAAGGTGCGTCGTTTTCTGGTCCTGTAGCTAAATCTTATCTAGACTATTATTTTTCAAATCCTAGTTTGAGGGAAAGATAA
- a CDS encoding cell division FtsA domain-containing protein, translating to MNDIKESNILAVDLGSTFIRIVVGKDQLSNKTIAHFISLPSYGVKNGTIYDFEQVRTILNAGLKTIYQKEGSNFKEKCILNLSGKVYVSKNIKIEQKYPREIQIRAKAINDLLMNISEEKDYIPVHICKKSFLVDNSFETLNPSGMFCKSLQANFHVIYMLSTYYKTLKELFNSLHLDLVDILPSSIASANAILKDNDYLIPKFLVVDIGALTTDFVLYSSGVPEFTSTVLLGSENITRDISFGLKVNRDEAEKLKLDFSEPEDQDDFKNFLKNIIYSRSEDIVLYIYDKLKKISDNMIPLRIYLTGQGSKLIVFKKLFEEVFECPVEVRRPLPFSINEKRDYEHSTVLGLINYALNNTILSNKYDNQNLIKKFCTIFFKRG from the coding sequence ATGAATGATATAAAAGAGAGCAATATTCTAGCTGTTGATCTTGGTAGCACCTTTATAAGAATTGTTGTTGGAAAAGACCAACTTTCAAATAAAACTATTGCACACTTTATATCTTTACCCTCATATGGAGTTAAAAATGGTACAATATATGATTTTGAACAGGTAAGAACAATCCTAAATGCCGGTTTGAAAACTATTTACCAAAAGGAAGGTTCTAATTTTAAAGAGAAGTGCATATTAAATCTCTCAGGGAAGGTTTATGTTTCAAAAAATATTAAAATTGAACAGAAATATCCTAGAGAAATTCAAATTAGAGCTAAAGCAATAAATGACTTACTTATGAATATCTCTGAAGAAAAAGATTATATTCCTGTGCATATTTGTAAGAAATCATTTTTGGTTGATAATTCCTTTGAAACCCTAAATCCATCTGGGATGTTTTGCAAATCGCTTCAAGCAAACTTTCATGTTATATACATGCTTTCAACTTATTACAAAACTCTTAAAGAATTATTTAATTCTTTGCATTTAGATCTGGTAGATATTCTCCCTAGCTCCATTGCAAGTGCAAATGCTATTTTAAAAGATAATGATTATCTAATTCCTAAATTTTTAGTAGTGGATATAGGTGCTTTGACGACTGATTTTGTTTTGTATTCTTCGGGAGTTCCAGAATTTACTTCTACAGTTTTGTTAGGATCAGAAAATATTACTAGAGATATATCATTTGGCCTTAAGGTAAATAGAGATGAAGCAGAGAAACTAAAGTTAGATTTTTCTGAGCCTGAAGATCAAGATGATTTTAAAAATTTTTTAAAAAATATTATTTATTCGAGATCAGAGGATATTGTTTTATATATTTATGATAAACTAAAAAAAATTTCTGACAATATGATCCCTTTAAGAATTTATCTTACAGGACAAGGTTCTAAGTTAATTGTTTTTAAGAAATTATTCGAAGAAGTTTTTGAATGTCCGGTTGAAGTTAGAAGACCTCTACCATTTTCGATAAATGAAAAAAGGGATTATGAGCACTCAACTGTTTTGGGTTTGATTAATTATGCTTTAAATAATACAATATTATCTAACAAATATGATAACCAAAATTTAATAAAGAAATTTTGCACGATTTTTTTTAAAAGAGGATAA
- the mltG gene encoding endolytic transglycosylase MltG, with translation MSRLKRWCICFVVFMAFLIVINFPYVLFYRLPDKVDFHVYKGESSSDVLQKLYKVYGTSPSLFADLYFRLKNFDPKPGNYSLEGSFLDSVYAIQKGPDDFLKVTFPEGLRIRDMVLILKKDGYSKYKEYENIAYNDLKSFSKKFSFLQGINSNSLEGFLFPDTYFISKNESPKEIIDMQLSDFEKRVWPLIKNRRDYYDVLKLASLVEGEAKVDKERPIIASVFLNRLKINMPLESCASVEYFLPVHKDVLSYADTRIESPYNTYIHYGLPPTPINSPSIKSIEAVLHPAHTKYLYFVAKGDGTHFFSQTYEEQQAFIKSLGG, from the coding sequence ATGTCTCGTTTGAAGAGATGGTGTATATGTTTTGTTGTTTTTATGGCATTTTTAATTGTTATCAATTTTCCTTATGTATTATTCTATAGATTGCCCGACAAGGTAGATTTTCATGTTTACAAGGGTGAATCATCGAGCGATGTTCTACAGAAACTTTATAAAGTTTACGGTACTAGCCCATCGCTTTTTGCTGATTTATACTTTAGGCTAAAGAACTTTGATCCAAAACCTGGTAACTATAGCTTAGAAGGAAGCTTTTTAGATTCTGTATATGCTATACAAAAAGGTCCTGATGACTTTTTAAAGGTTACCTTTCCTGAGGGTTTGAGAATTAGGGATATGGTTTTAATTTTAAAGAAAGACGGATACAGCAAATATAAAGAGTATGAAAATATTGCCTATAATGATTTAAAATCCTTTTCGAAGAAGTTTTCCTTCTTGCAGGGAATTAATTCTAATTCTCTAGAAGGTTTTTTGTTTCCGGATACTTATTTTATTAGCAAAAATGAATCCCCTAAAGAAATTATTGATATGCAATTGAGTGATTTTGAGAAGAGGGTATGGCCGCTTATTAAAAATAGAAGAGATTATTATGATGTTTTGAAGCTAGCTTCTTTGGTTGAAGGCGAAGCAAAAGTTGATAAAGAACGACCTATAATTGCTTCGGTTTTTTTAAACAGATTAAAAATTAATATGCCTTTAGAATCCTGTGCAAGTGTGGAATATTTTCTTCCTGTTCATAAAGATGTATTATCTTATGCTGATACGAGAATTGAATCGCCTTATAATACTTATATACATTATGGTTTGCCACCAACACCTATTAATAGTCCTTCAATCAAGTCAATAGAAGCGGTTTTACACCCAGCTCATACTAAATATTTGTATTTTGTAGCAAAGGGAGACGGGACGCACTTTTTCTCCCAGACGTATGAAGAACAACAAGCTTTTATAAAGAGCCTTGGAGGGTGA
- a CDS encoding LCP family protein, producing MDKNLENLNNGISKRILRKRKSSTRRKIMILSVILFVLSGFCGFVFGLFTPTKNIGDLLTPNFMAQPAKGELNLVLFGIDDVDETHRTDTILWLNINTDNKTITMMSVPRDTLVPIPGHGYDKINAAYAYGETELALRTLANFIGVKPDKYVVLGYKGFMKIIDAIGGVDINVDKRMYYVDNWAHFTIDLYPGMQHLNGLQSLEYVRFRHDALGDLGRMRRQQEFLLAVKNKLFSSPAMIAKIPDILKVVLDNVQTNMSFNDALSWALAVKEIINQPNFQIKRVFLDEGMVPKYAYGIDYLWPTQKVVSIIKSAFPNANPDVPLTFPFPEDNTTYSSINTVVQKTPPTQTTSEAKNKNTTKNEPKTNINSSNTKINENQKTSPTNNNTITLPQR from the coding sequence ATGGATAAAAATTTAGAAAATTTGAATAATGGAATATCTAAAAGGATTTTAAGAAAGCGAAAGAGTTCTACCAGGCGAAAAATTATGATTTTGTCTGTAATATTGTTCGTTTTATCTGGATTTTGTGGATTTGTCTTCGGTTTGTTTACTCCTACTAAAAATATAGGTGACTTATTAACCCCAAATTTTATGGCTCAACCTGCAAAAGGAGAGTTAAATTTGGTGCTTTTTGGTATAGATGATGTTGATGAGACTCATAGAACTGATACGATTCTTTGGTTAAATATCAACACAGATAATAAAACTATAACTATGATGTCAGTACCAAGAGACACTCTTGTCCCAATACCGGGACATGGTTATGACAAAATAAATGCTGCTTATGCATATGGAGAAACTGAACTTGCACTCAGAACACTTGCAAATTTTATTGGGGTTAAGCCTGATAAGTATGTTGTTTTGGGGTATAAGGGTTTTATGAAAATTATAGATGCTATTGGCGGGGTAGATATCAATGTTGACAAAAGAATGTATTACGTTGACAATTGGGCACATTTTACTATTGACCTATATCCTGGAATGCAGCACTTGAATGGCTTGCAATCTTTAGAATATGTAAGATTTAGGCACGATGCTTTAGGTGATTTAGGAAGAATGAGAAGACAGCAAGAATTTCTTCTTGCAGTTAAAAATAAGCTTTTTTCAAGTCCAGCTATGATAGCAAAGATACCAGATATTTTAAAAGTAGTTCTGGATAACGTTCAAACAAATATGTCATTTAATGACGCTCTTAGTTGGGCTCTTGCTGTTAAAGAAATTATAAACCAACCAAACTTTCAAATTAAGAGAGTCTTTCTTGATGAAGGAATGGTGCCAAAATATGCTTATGGGATAGATTATCTATGGCCAACTCAGAAGGTTGTTTCAATTATAAAAAGTGCTTTTCCCAATGCCAATCCTGATGTTCCATTAACCTTTCCCTTCCCAGAAGACAACACGACTTATAGTAGCATAAATACAGTTGTTCAAAAAACTCCTCCAACTCAAACAACGAGTGAGGCTAAGAATAAGAACACTACAAAAAATGAACCTAAAACTAATATAAATAGTTCCAATACTAAAATTAATGAAAATCAAAAGACTTCACCAACAAATAATAATACAATTACCCTTCCTCAAAGATAA
- the ftsZ gene encoding cell division protein FtsZ: protein MYDEKMGPSIKVLGIGGAGGNAINRMIEAGLSSVEFWAINTDVQALSLSRADQKLQIGPKATKGLGAGANPDLGREAAEESEDDLRSILEGADMAFITAGLGGGTGTGAAPYIASIAKEMGILTVAVLTFPFKFEGPKRKKNADQGLEELKKIVDSYIVIDNQRLLTFADSKLSFLEAFRLADDVLRQGVQGISDLVTVPGIINLDFADLKSVLTNTGNTIMGVGYGQDEMRAIDAVRSAVDSPLLTIPVKGATNIIMNVTGGYDLTLLEINEAADELGSLTSENANLLFGAVINPEMENSIRITIIATGFSETISDIPLKKKTDSTYSTPSKKRLFDETVDFGFDDLPSFLRRSPEKEEQ, encoded by the coding sequence ATGTATGATGAAAAAATGGGGCCCTCTATTAAAGTTTTAGGTATTGGAGGAGCTGGTGGTAATGCTATAAATAGAATGATTGAGGCAGGACTTTCTTCTGTTGAGTTTTGGGCTATTAATACTGATGTCCAGGCTCTTAGTTTATCTCGAGCAGATCAAAAATTACAAATAGGTCCTAAAGCGACAAAAGGTTTGGGTGCGGGAGCTAATCCTGATCTTGGGCGAGAAGCGGCTGAAGAAAGTGAGGACGATTTAAGGAGTATTTTAGAAGGTGCTGATATGGCTTTTATAACAGCAGGTTTGGGTGGTGGTACGGGTACAGGTGCTGCTCCTTATATTGCAAGCATTGCAAAAGAAATGGGTATATTAACTGTAGCTGTTCTTACCTTTCCGTTTAAATTTGAGGGACCAAAGAGAAAAAAGAATGCAGATCAGGGTTTGGAGGAATTAAAAAAAATTGTTGATTCATATATCGTAATTGATAATCAAAGACTTCTAACCTTTGCAGATTCAAAACTTTCTTTTTTAGAGGCATTTCGTTTAGCTGATGACGTATTAAGACAAGGAGTACAGGGAATCTCTGATCTTGTGACTGTGCCTGGTATTATAAATCTTGATTTTGCTGATCTTAAGTCTGTTCTTACTAATACTGGAAATACTATTATGGGAGTCGGATATGGACAAGATGAAATGAGGGCTATTGATGCTGTTAGAAGCGCTGTTGATTCACCCCTTCTAACGATACCTGTAAAGGGTGCAACAAATATTATTATGAACGTAACTGGCGGTTATGATTTAACTTTGCTTGAAATAAATGAAGCTGCTGATGAATTAGGTTCACTAACTTCTGAGAATGCCAACTTATTATTTGGAGCAGTTATAAACCCAGAAATGGAGAATTCTATAAGAATAACTATTATTGCTACTGGGTTTTCAGAAACTATAAGCGATATACCTTTAAAGAAAAAGACAGATTCTACCTATTCAACTCCTTCTAAAAAACGTTTATTTGATGAGACGGTTGATTTTGGCTTTGATGACCTTCCCAGTTTTTTAAGAAGAAGCCCTGAAAAAGAAGAACAATAA
- the mreC gene encoding rod shape-determining protein MreC: MFSKTKKKIIFLAFISVVFLLFLNYKFNIHNRIGFFVLSPVYFFSEWANGLGTFSNNLSNIVNDNANLNKEIEDLKKQNEELKLSYALMLKDMQNLYEERAFQNFKAQNPKFKLLRASVLYRTEPFYQDLIINVGSNEGVKIGMPVISDGCIVGLISDVAPNFSKVSYIGDKSVKIPVKLNGSNLYGILEGTGSEELIFNVPSVFAAIHPLEVLVTASVPLSLLPPNIPVAKVMTLREVGSLNTIFTAVPMKKIQTVNEVWVYLGS, from the coding sequence ATGTTTTCAAAAACTAAAAAAAAAATAATTTTTTTAGCGTTTATTTCTGTTGTATTTCTTCTTTTTCTAAATTATAAATTTAATATTCATAATAGAATTGGTTTTTTTGTTTTATCACCTGTATATTTTTTTAGTGAATGGGCAAATGGTTTGGGAACTTTCTCAAATAATTTGTCTAATATAGTAAACGATAATGCAAATCTTAACAAAGAAATAGAAGATTTAAAGAAACAAAACGAAGAGTTGAAATTGTCTTATGCATTGATGTTAAAAGACATGCAAAATTTATATGAAGAAAGGGCTTTTCAAAATTTCAAAGCTCAAAATCCAAAATTTAAACTTCTGAGAGCTTCAGTTTTATATAGGACTGAACCCTTCTATCAAGATTTAATAATTAATGTTGGATCTAATGAAGGGGTTAAAATAGGTATGCCTGTTATTTCTGATGGTTGTATTGTGGGATTAATTTCAGACGTTGCTCCAAATTTTTCAAAAGTTTCATATATAGGCGATAAATCAGTAAAAATCCCGGTTAAGCTAAATGGTTCAAATTTGTATGGAATTTTAGAAGGAACTGGATCCGAAGAATTAATTTTTAATGTGCCAAGTGTATTTGCAGCAATTCATCCTCTTGAAGTTTTAGTTACGGCAAGTGTTCCATTATCTTTATTGCCTCCGAATATTCCAGTTGCAAAAGTTATGACTTTACGTGAAGTTGGAAGTTTGAACACAATTTTTACGGCTGTTCCTATGAAAAAAATTCAAACGGTGAATGAAGTATGGGTCTATCTTGGAAGTTAG